The DNA sequence CCATTAGCGGCACCGGAAGAAgcatatgaatgtgatgatggcGTGTTACTGCaaagaagcaaagaagaagaacaagtgtTGCTTGGAGGAACTGGCTTCACATGGTTCTGAACGAAGTAGATTATGTCATTGTAGAGCTTCTTCATGTGTGCAAGCTCCGACATGAGCATGGTGTTGCTCCGCCTCAGCCTCTCATTGTCCTCCGACAGCGCCGTGACGGATGAGGTGTTGTAGCAGGGTGTGGCGGTGGGCGGCGGAGAGTCACACCAATTGGCTTGGTCATCGGAGTCGTTTGGCGGCGAGATGCTGAGCCTGCTTGAGAATGGAAAGAAAGAAGGAATCGGAGAGTGGTGGTGGTTGATGGCGGTTATCTGTTGAGGGTGGTGTGCGGTTTTTCTTCTATGGATCTCACACAGCAAGTGCTTCTCTCCCTTCTTGAAGAATTCATTAGCAAACTCCCACCTATCCGGAACAATCTTTCTGAAACCCTAATTTCATTAAACAAGTAAATTAGATAAAagaagtagtagtagtagttgaAACAAAGTAgcatgtatgtgtgtgtgtgtgtacatACATAAGTATTGAGCTGGCGAACGAAACTTGAGAAGTTATTGTGTTTGAAGTAATTAGGAAGAAGATCTCTAGCGAACTCAGGAGGACGCCAAACGACGAAGGTGCTTTGGTCTTCTCCCCATGACACTATGTGATCGGTGGCTGGATCGTCCACCAGCTGGTACGTCTTTGTCAGAAACGGCGCCGGCACCGACTTGTTTGACTCTAGCGACAGTAGAATGCTCTCGCAGTTGTCTAGCAGAAGAGCCATTCCTAGTGACTCTGAGAATGAGAATGAGAATGGTGGTGTGGTGTGGTGTGGTGAGGTAAATAGAAGAGAGACAAGTACTAATTAGTATACTTACTTGCTAGCCGTGGTGGTGTGTGTGTAGTTAAAGGGATATTTGTCTGATTAGAtagattttattatatataaatatggttTCCTACATCGGTTATGGAGTGAGAGAGAATATGTGTCTGTCTGTCTGGGACTGTGAAATAAGGGCCTTTCAAGACAAACCCGTGACTCACTACTCActactctttctttctttctatgtGTTTGTGTTGTGATACAGAGAGGGTTCTGACATTGATCCCGCGCACACCCACTTATAATCACGCACACCACAACACCAGGACCAACAACAACCTCCTCACACCAATGCTCTCATCCTTCTTCCCTTTTACCAATTGACCATTCCGCCCTCTCATCGCCTCCTTTATTCCATTGCTATTAGTAGTAATCAGTCAAACACTAACACTTACCTTCTTTTCACTCTTTTTTACTCTAATCATTTTCCCCCCAATCATTCCATTTCTCATGTTTCAGACCATAAAGTTCGTTTTACTACCATTATTTTAGTGTAACGCTCCGTAATATATTTATCTAACTATTGCATTACTATACAAAAGTGAACATGTAAGCTAAGTTCTACTATAGCTATTGGAATCAAcaagtattttaattttcaatgtaTCCTGAAAATTAAGCGGGTGATCCAaccgataaaattaaaattttaaaaattttaaaatttaatcgaAATTCAAttagatattataaaaaattatatttatgcataaaatatataatttttttcaaaaaagcttcattaatttaaattgattaacttttaaaaaattaaattgatttaattagtTAAAATATTGTTTGaccaattattctaattttttgacTAATTCACttataagattttattttaaatcgGATCAATTTAATaatagatttttaattaattcgGCGGTTCGACCCGGTTCTCGTATCCAATTCCAATGCTGAAGATAAAAATCTCTCGAGAGAACGGATAATTCTGAAACAAAAATGATATTGACACGTTATATATCTTTGTTACGGGAATAAATTATTGGAATCAAGTAACCAGGGGAAGGAGgggtttgttttgttttgttttgtttcatcACTTCACGTCAAACGAGTGTCCTCTTTTTCACTTTGTAGCTTTCCTTTTGTTGTTTAATGCCACCAACCAAACACAGTCTCTAGTTTCGAATCCCTATCAGAAAAAACATATTTCTATTGCTACAATCTAATCTCATCTCATCTCGTCTAGCTAGCAGGCAAAGGATACATCGAACAACGTGATGGGAATTAATTAAAGACTGTTCTGAGTTACGACACTACTTCCTTCTgttgcttctcttttcttctatatcttcttcttctcccttctttcttttttaatcttatatattcatcatcaatcataaaaaataacattttcaaACTTGAATAACCAACATCATGTGTGCTAGCTACAGACGTATGCTCTCTTCTTTGACCCGCTAGTACCTTAGCTTTTACTCGCTAGTCGCTACCAtataatatacaaataaataacACACAAAAAAAACCTATTTAGGTCTCTATAGAGCTACCCTTTTgagttttcaactttttttttttatcgtaTCTTTTAATTAGCCACcacaatgattaaattattgtaaatttaaattttatttaaaaaaaattattaatcaataaattactatatatatatatataaaacgaaaTTCAAATAcctaatacttttttaaaaagaCAAACCATtcaactaatttaaattgatcaCGCTTATTTTTTAACGGTGGAGCTGATTGAATTATTGACCCAAAAGGCCATGAATGAATAACACAATGGCAATCTTTTGCACACCTTTCTCACCACCCATTAATTTGTATAATGCAAAGTAGTATTGTGTAACATCTCTTTATTCTACtcatcattttaaattataatgTGATTCTACTTTAAATGAGATTTAACTTAAATTCTATTTATACGATGATAAAGAGAATAATGAATGAAAAGAATATCCTTCCATCACTACTATTAAAGTGCTAATTAACATAATTAATACCGCGTTTTACCATATTATACAGTCTTATCATGACGATTTCGCATGAACAATAACACACATTTTGCTTTCATTGGTGGGTGGGATGGTGTTTGCATACTAAGCTACAGGCCAGGTTTCATAATTTGAAAGAAAAGAGGAGGTAAAAGACTGAAGAAAGTTGCTTGAAAACCATAGAGTGCAATAAGTAGTGGAGAGTGAGAGgatccaaataattaaaagaagaagcGCATTGGTTTTGTGATAATAAGTGAAAGTAAAAGAGTATGTAGTAGGGACGCAGAAGCAGATAGAGAGGGCCAAAGCAAAACATAAATGGCAAAATGATGACTAATTATTTCGGATAGATACCAAAACTGATTATTTTGATAGTGTTCATGATTCTCATTATTGGAAAAACAAAGCTAATCTGTCCCGGTTCCCCACCCAGCTAGTAATTATTTCTCACTTTACAATTTTCTTTGCTTTTCTCATATTCAATGTGAATATTTTTACATAACAATATCTAGAAAAGGTTCTACTCAACACTCAAATGTAGCTTACTAAAGAAGCTGCATCAATTAACTATAAAGTATAAGCAGTTGTAAGATAACAAAGATATACTGCTATAtgctatatattatatgtacCAGTAATAATGGGAATTAAATTAGGGTATTAGGATCCAGGGTGGGGTCATAGTTTTGCATCAATATGGAAAAAGTAACACTACTGAATCAACCAGCCACCAATAACACACTTATTATTTGTTACGGTTAAGAATATAAAACTGGACTCCACATGAACTTGTAACAAAAATACTACTTTCCGGGTCTAGCTAAACATACAAGTcataattaattttgagttaagtAAGAGGTGAAAATTAAATAAGCTAAGGTAGGATATATGGGAGCAGAAAAAGAGGAGGGAAGTAGCAATTAAGTTAACGCGAGCATCATCAGTTTCAAGTCCCGATAATGAAATGAGAAATAGAGAGAGGGATTCTAGTTTGTTTTGCATTGCATTGCACCCTAGAAAAGAAGCTATGTTATGTGATCTAGTTCAGTAGTCTAGTCTTGTACTATTATTATAGTGTGACAATTGATGAAGCAAGAAAGGGACGAAACTCATAACTATGGATAGATAGATAGATGGATGGTATCTGTCTAGCTAGCCAGTAAGTTCTAACAATCATGCTGCTCTATCTTgcattatcttttttctttttttctttttgcttcctcttcttcttcttcttcttcttcttctatcttgttCTGCCTCTGCTGCCGAATATGTGCTTCACAACCTTTTCTCTTATTCGCAGTTACCTTGAATATAATACTAATACGCACCCCTCTCTGACCCGCTTTCGCTGTACTCTTCTACCACTGCACCCATTGCAGCAACAGCAGCGCCTGACATGGAGACAGTACTAATagtcctttttttattttattttttaaattttcatgcaTCATCCTTCTGTATCTGTATGCGAGTATTACTAGTCTCGTGATActtgttttgtttttttctccCTCAGTATTACATATCCCAACTTATTTATTACCACCACCTTattctcttagcttcttcatgttacatgcatatttatgggaattgaaataattaataatGAAATTCACGGACATATATATAGAGTAATAGATAGCAGGTTTAATTTTCCTTTCGGGATCTTTCTTTGTTGTTATTAAGCGTAAACGGTCAATATGTTATGTGTCCCGTACTATTCGAACTTaataaagtatatatttttttaaatttattaaaaatattcttactttttatgttatttaaaaaaaattaatttctatcaAATATATctctaataattaaatttttaaaaattttagaattaatttaGCAATAATACATGTATCTAGTTTATTTATATTaagttattcttataaaattgatcttaatttttttttaaaaaaaaaaattagttgtcaagaatatatttgatacaaataaaaaaattaagataaaattaaaataaaataaaatttaaaaatattttcaaaatttttaataaattttaaaaataaaagaggtaATTTACGCATTTAAATTGTTTAAAGAAAAACATTACCAAATTATAACTTTTTATATATACAGATACAAATGCAACTTTCGCAATTATATATAAACTACGGTAGGATACCACAGTTTAGGGTATTACACGTAAATCGCTACAGAATCAGAGTGTAGCAGTTTACGTTAATTTGTGTGAATACAGAATCCGCTATACCCTATAGCGGTTTCTGAAGGAGTTCTGTGCATGAAGAAACCGCGATATCCTATAGCAGTTTCTTCACGACGTGGCTGATTGGAAAATGCCTATAGCAAGAGAGAATGATGTGTAGAATATCATTTTCATTCAAAACTTTTAGAATGGAGAGTGAGAAGAGCTTTTTAGTTCTAGTGCATtgctataaaaaaattaaaaaaaaaaaagcacggtGTAAAGTTTACCGATAGTGCCGATAGAGAATCACCGAGTGTTTTTATCCAATCGTCGAATACGCTATTAGATCTGAAAACCAGTATATTGCAAAAATTCTGTTAATATAGTTTTCTTATATTcactattaatataaattttattcaaaaagagAAACAAGTATGATCATTTATATGAAACTATACAACGAATGATGAACATTACAACAACTAACGAATGTCcaactaaaatttaaagtttaagatctaaatcttaaatttcaaatattaaatcttcaacctttaaaattttaaattttaaattttaaattttaaattttaaatattaatttttaaatactaaCAACAAGCCATAAATTCTATATTTCAAATTctaatcttaatttttaaatatctaaCTTCAAATTCTctacatttatttttaaattttaaattttaatttttaaattctaaactacACACCTTAGGTTCTGTTTTCTAATTAATATACATTGAATACTACATAAACATACGTAAACTCTGATTGTGCTTATTCCTAAAATTGATAACCCTACCTTTATGAAGAATTTCAGGCCTATTAGCTTGTGTaatgttgtttataaaattatcaccaaagtattgactaaccgacttcggccttttcttccagatattgttagtcctttacaaggaggttttattccgggtcgtggtgctcctgataatattattgtggcccaagaaattctgaatttcatgaagcacacaaaatccaagaaaggtactcttgcttttaaaattgatcttgaaaaagcttatgatagggtGGATTGGAGGTTTTTGGAGAGTACTCTCATTGCTTTTGATTTTCCTATCATCattgttaatttgattatgactTGTATCCGTAcatcatctctttctattatgtggaatgggaatagattggatagttttgctcctagaagggggcttagacagggcgatccaatgtctccttacttatttgtgctttgtatggaaagacttgcttgctatatatctcataaggtggtcgagagtgtgtggaaaccagtttctgtcactaggggtggctcaaaattttctcatttgatgtttgcagatgatctcttACTCTTCTGTCAGGCTACAAAAAGTCAGGTCCAAATGGTCATGCATTCTCTTAACATTTTTTGCAAGGCATCTGGCATGAAAGTGAATATTGAAAAGtctaaagctttttgttctaaaaatgtgactgctcgtagaagagatatttttactAGTATTTTTTCAATACGTTTTGCTTTGGACTTAGGAAGATATCTTGGagttaaccttaatcattcccgtaccagtagggcttcttttcattcggtgattgaaaaggtgaggggaagattagctaattggaaaggaaggcttctaaataaagtagggagactttgcctgatcaattctgttgcagcatccattcctgtctatcatatgcaggtatctttttttccaaattgggtttgcgataaattatcttctatgatgagacagttcctttggaagggtcaagttgatggtagaggtctttctcttgttaattggaggaccgtgatcactccaaaaaatttggtggcctgggtgttaaagatcctgcgtgtgttaatatatctttacttggTAAATTGGTGTGGCAACTTTTTTATTGTCAGGACAAGCCTTGAATTGCTCTATTGAGGGCGAAGTATCTGAGGAATGAGGGAGTGTTAGATGGCCCTGTCCCTTGCAATGCTtctcatgtttggaagagtatctcaAAGGCTTTTGGTGCCCTTAAGGATGCCTTCTCTTGGTGCGTTAGGTCGCTTGAAtctttttggtttgacaattggagtattgagggtccaattgctcaagatgtcccttttgtacatatatctgactctaatttaactattagagacgtttggaaagatgatcaatggaatctccatgataTTTTCTCTATCATTTCAGAAGATGTCAAACAGCGTTTGAATACTTATAATCCGGATTTGAATGCTGGAGAGAGTTCGGGTTGGCCGTGGGGTGTGGCATCTTCTAGACTCTACTCAGCTAGAAGTGGGTACAGTTGgctagccaaaagaaagtttgactggaatgagcatgataattagttgtgggtatggcgactgcatattcctgagaagtacaagttcttgatttggctcagtcttcataatgctattcctacggcagagtttcgtttgggtcgtggtttagctttatctagcacctgtcatcggtgtcagaatggttctgaatccattcttcattgtcttcgggAGTGCCCTAGTGCTAAGGAGGTCTAGAACCTTTTAGGCCTGTACTCAGATAACTCAAATTTACATGATTGGCTCTACAGAGGTGCAAGGAGTGgagatgtttttctttttttttttcgaccatctggtggatttggagaagcatgaatcatgacttatttaatatagatgattcatggagtgctagtaaagtggtgagtttgattcataGTTCAGTAAGGGAGCTTCGcactatttttgctatgcatcaatctctgtctcctccttcactttgtttgcattgggttccacctccagtttattctgttaaattgaattgtgatgctagttggtttgctccttctggctatgctggttttggttgtatcattcgcaatcctgatggatgttggttgaaaggttgcactggGAAAGTCGAAGTGCgcagtgttctttttgctgaattgtatgcaatttggagaggtttacttcttgcttgggagagtggatttcgtgaggttatttgtgaaacagactgtttagaagctcttttcttggtaaaccaaagaatgcttggtaaggatattccggaataggatttggcaaagcatatacaggaggttatgaattggaattggagagtctctattcttttaattcagaggattgcaaatagtgttgcagattgtatggctaaagcagctgcttctgtcgtggacattcactcgaattggagccaaccatggagtgagcttcaacatctaatagatttagacatgaccctagccaattaatttggttttgtctcttttctttctttcttttctatttagtcacaaaaaaaaaatatacaaacgaAAGAAAACAAACTTACCTCTTCATTGATGCCGCCGGCAACGTGAGCAATGCGGTTGAGACGATACAAGAGTCCTTCATCTGCCATGATCCCACTTGAAGAGATTGCTCCAAGAAACTCAAACTATCTCCAACTGCTCTCTACCTTCTCACTACTTTCTCTCCCTACCAGACTTTGAAAATTCTCCAAATGAATAATCCGCTACTACTTCAAGCGAATTTTATACGCATGCCATTTTCAAATAAACCGCTAGAGGATGTCGCAGTTTTGTCACGCACTAATCTCTTTATAAACCGCTACTGGGTGTAGCAATTTTTACATTCACACTATTCAACGTAAACCGCAACAGGGTGTAGCGGTTTACGTGCAACCTAATTCGTAGGAGGGTGTCGCGATTTATATATAATTGTGAAAGTTGTAATTGCGTCTGCATATGCCAAAAGTTGTAATCTGGTAATGTATTTTTCTTAACAATTTAAATGCGTAAATTgcccaataaaaaatataatttatcctTATACGAGCTTGTTTAAGAATTATCAGATATACTACATATGTAAGCTTTATTGCCATCTAGGTCCAATCAAGCAGGCCTAACACCAACAAAAACTACTCTCATTAAAAGAGCGTGTACATACACTTGAAATCCCCCAAACAAATGTTATTCTTCGCGCTCTAATATGAACAACCGTTCTTCTCTGATactgcatcttcttcttctttttcttgttcgttatctttctctttcgttatcatcatcacaaacaacaccaacattttgctaacaatttcggttcatttgtgtgttaattggggttcacttgatgctgttgataagtattgactaaatttttttatttcttaagtaatttcggttcatttcttagtttaattgatgtTTATTTGGATctagaaatgaattcgatgtttttttgttgatgatttagtctttttgactgcttgttcaaatctgaactaatttcgatTCATCTGTGTATTAAATGAGGTTCATTTaatgctgctgataagtattcatcaaattttttatccgttaagtaatttcggtttatttcttagtttaattgaggtcaTTTGGGtccaaaaataaattcaatttacTTTTGTTGATGGTTGAGtccaaagaagaataaaaattattcattatcactttattcaattgcatttccattccattcaattcaaaattgttgaagatgatgataacaaaaaagaaagataaCGAAAAAAAAAGATGCGGCATtaggggaggaggaggagaagaagaagaagaagaacctcatTCTGTAAATTCAGAAACTCCAGCATTCTATCCAAATtctattcattatcactttattcaattgcattcCATTGCATTCAAAATCATTGAAGAATGAatcaaaaatattatcaaaatgaaACTATTATATCATACCAAGTGAACCAAAAatttgtccattatataaattcaaattta is a window from the Arachis hypogaea cultivar Tifrunner chromosome 17, arahy.Tifrunner.gnm2.J5K5, whole genome shotgun sequence genome containing:
- the LOC112765738 gene encoding heat stress transcription factor B-4, which translates into the protein MALLLDNCESILLSLESNKSVPAPFLTKTYQLVDDPATDHIVSWGEDQSTFVVWRPPEFARDLLPNYFKHNNFSSFVRQLNTYGFRKIVPDRWEFANEFFKKGEKHLLCEIHRRKTAHHPQQITAINHHHSPIPSFFPFSSRLSISPPNDSDDQANWCDSPPPTATPCYNTSSVTALSEDNERLRRSNTMLMSELAHMKKLYNDIIYFVQNHVKPVPPSNTCSSSLLLCSNTPSSHSYASSGAANGNVSMLQRPMNNLLGYYSQTQNCPSNTARSSVTIVEAPPPCKTKLFGVPLQSKKRVHPEYGSNNLANSETNKARLILEKDDLGLNLMPPSTTC